A window of the Brassica napus cultivar Da-Ae chromosome A2, Da-Ae, whole genome shotgun sequence genome harbors these coding sequences:
- the LOC106412794 gene encoding uncharacterized protein LOC106412794, producing MTSRALATDSSLQRRHIIRDGQCRRCCSALETEKHLFFECPYAQKIWRRSGISNIIINSHTATFEEKIDACLQYSTSTRLIHYQNLPIWILWRIWKSRNVLIFQQKSIYWERILQQAQADGKEWSLHNNDQTRSIYGNANGRSTQGGWRKPPQGWIKCNVDGSYSAQQQTSKAGWVIRDSNGTYKGAGQANGNHVNNAFESEIQALIIAMQNCWSKRYMKVQFESDCSKMIKILNNEVLHFAEYNWIRKVNWWKQKFEDISFMWIGRDGNQVADGLAKNVNPNIVSFVFHHYVPNCITHLLHYDHIRSSS from the coding sequence ATGACTTCGAGGGCGTTGGCAACAGATTCTAGTCTGCAGAGAAGACATATTATTAGAGATGGGCAATGTAGACGTTGTTGTTCTGCTTTAGAAACAGAGAAACATTTATTCTTCGAATGCCCGTATGCTCAGAAAATATGGAGAAGATCTGGGATATCaaacatcatcatcaacagCCATACTGCTACTTTTGAAGAGAAGATTGATGCTTGTCTGCAATATTCAACATCAACAAGACTTATCCACTATCAAAACTTACCAATTTGGATCCTATGGAGGATTTGGAAAAGCCGTAATGTGCTTATCTTTCAACAGAAAAGTATTTACTGGGAGAGAATTCTACAACAGGCTCAGGCTGATGGTAAGGAATGGAGCTTACATAATAATGATCAAACCAGATCAATATATGGGAACGCTAATGGGAGGAGCACACAAGGAGGCTGGCGTAAACCACCTCAAGGATGGATCAAATGCAATGTAGATGGTTCTTATTCAGCTCAACAACAAACAAGTAAAGCGGGATGGGTAATCAGAGATTCAAATGGAACCTATAAAGGAGCGGGACAAGCCAATGGGAATCATGTTAACAATGCATTCGAGAGTGAAATACAAGCTCTCATCATTGCAATGCAAAACTGCTGGAGTAAAAGATACATGAAGGTACAGTTTGAGAGTGACTGTAGTAAgatgattaaaattttaaacaatgaaGTGCTTCACTTTGCTGAATATAACTGGATTCGAAAAGTGAACTGGTGGAAACAGAAGTTTGAAGACATATCATTCATGTGGATTGGAAGAGATGGGAATCAAGTTGCAGATGGCCTAGCAAAGAACGTGAATCCAAATATTGTTTCTTTTGTATTTCATCACTATGTACCTAACTGTATTACCCATTTGTTACACTATGATCATATTCGATCATCAAGTTAA
- the LOC106423197 gene encoding B3 domain-containing transcription factor NGA4-like: MSTRASTHQEPAENGASGSDNNNNNFNSAMREPMFQKVLTPSDVGKLNRLVIPKQHAENYFPLEDNQTGTLLDFQDKNGKMWRFRYSYWNSSQSYVMTKGWSRFVKEKKLNNGDTVSFHRGYVPDDNEPEQRRNILFIDWRNRPDTNLLHNINHHHYPILGPPPYPTASYYPVTEYSMPHYGRFPSLYHNQFLGYGYGPYGKTVTGGRYYAGSPLDHHHRWNLGRSEPFFYDSCPVFPTTRLTSSLAMLPSSPPSQPPQEGTAKKLRLFGFDVEESSSSGEARAEMGVAGHSSSSPVVIRDNESSWRSPRGEMGGLSSSVVNLSDDEDYKRKGKSLEF; this comes from the coding sequence ATGTCAACCAGGGCGAGCACTCACCAAGAACCAGCAGAGAACGGAGCTAGTGGttcagacaacaacaacaacaacttcaaCTCGGCGATGAGAGAGCCCATGTTCCAGAAAGTGCTTACACCAAGCGACGTCGGGAAACTAAACCGGCTCGTGATTCCAAAGCAACATGCAGAGAACTACTTCCCGTTAGAGGACAATCAAACCGGCACGCTGTTGGATTTCCAAGACAAAAACGGCAAGATGTGGAGGTTCCGTTACTCGTATTGGAACAGTAGCCAGAGCTACGTGATGACCAAAGGATGGAGCCGTTTCGTCAAAGAGAAGAAACTCAACAACGGAGACACCGTCTCGTTCCACCGTGGCTACGTCCCCGACGACAACGAACCGGAGCAACGAAGGAACATATTGTTCATCGACTGGAGGAATAGACCAGACACAAACCTCTTACACAACATTAATCATCATCACTACCCGATCTTGGGGCCTCCTCCTTATCCAACGGCTAGTTATTATCCTGTGACAGAATATTCCATGCCGCATTACGGGAGGTTTCCATCTTTATATCATAACCAGTTTCTAGGGTATGGTTATGGACCTTATGGTAAAACTGTTACTGGAGGGCGTTACTACGCCGGATCACCATTGGATCATCATCATCGGTGGAATCTTGGTAGATCTGAGCCGTTCTTTTATGACTCCTGTCCTGTTTTTCCAACGACGAGGTTGACTTCGTCCTTGGCGATGTTGCCGTCTTCTCCTCCTTCTCAGCCGCCGCAGGAGGGGACGGCCAAGAAGCTAAGGCTGTTTGGGTTCGATGTAGAGGAGTCTTCTTCTTCAGGGGAGGCACGTGCCGAAATGGGTGTTGCTGggcactcttcttcttctccggttGTGATTAGAGATAATGAATCATCATGGAGGTCGCCACGTGGAGAAATGGGTGGATTGTCTTCTTCGGTTGTGAACTTAAGCGATGACGAAGACTATAAAAGGAAAGGGAAGTCTTTAGAATTTTAG